In Agrococcus jenensis, the genomic window CCGGAGCGCGCGCCGATGGAGGGAGGGCACGTGGTCGCCATGCGACGCTTCGCCATCGCCCTCCTCCTGCTGAGCGGCATCGCCGCCGGCGTGACCGCCACCCTCTGGGGCGCGGCCCTCGCGGGCGTCGCGCACACCTCGGTGATCGGCTCCGACGCGATGCGGCCGGCCTTCCTGACCGGCGACCTCGTCATCTCGACGCCCGTCGCGACGGACGGGCTGCGCGCGGGCGACGTGATCAGCCTGCCCACCGAGGGCGCGCCGCAGCTCGTCACCGAGCGCGTGCTCGAGATCGTCCGGCTGCCCGACGGGCAGTGGTCGATCCTCGCCCGCACGGACGCGGGCCCGGGCATCGCCGCGGAGCACATCGTCGGCGCCCAGGTGTGGGAGCCGACGCTCCGGGTGCCGGTCGTTGGGGGTGCCGCGAGGGCCGTGCTCGAGCCGCGCCTCGGGCTGCCGCTGCTCTCGGCGTTCGCCCTGCTGGTCGTCGCGGCGCTGCTCTGGGGAGCCCCGCGGGCACGGTCGACGCGCGCCGCGTGAGGCCCGCCCGGGCGCGCATGCGCTCGACGCCGCCAGACGACGGTACGATCTCCCCCAATGCGCCGTGTCACGCGGTGGGGAACGTGGGGTTGTGATGCACGAGGACGTCGCGGTCGTCATCGAGGATGGCGAGGACATCCGGGAGCTGCTGGCGCAGGTCCTGACGCAGGGCGGCTTCGCCGTGCACACGGCATCCGACGGCGCGACCGGCGTGGAGCTCGTCCGGGAGCACGACCCCATCGTGGTGACGGTCGACGTCAACATGCCGGGCATCGACGGCTTCGAGACCGCTCGCCAGATCCGCAGCATCAGCACCGCGTACCTCGTGATGATCACGGCGCGCGGTGACGAGATCGACACGCTCGTCGGCCTGCAGACCGGCGCCGACGACTACATCGTCAAGCCGTTCCGGCCGCGCGAGCTCCGCGCGAGGATCGAGGCCATGATGCGCCGGCCGCGCTCGCTCGCCTCCTCGCACCCCTCTGCCGCGCACCAGCAGGCCGCCGTGCCGGCATCCGCGTCCGAGCCCGTCTCGCTCGCCACCGCGCCGGTCAGCACGGCGGCCCCCGGCATGACGACCCCCGGCTCGACGCCGTGGCTCGACGAGGACTCCGACGCCGCCCCGCTCGAGCACCGCGGTCTGCGGCTCGAGCCGGGAGCCCGCGTCGTCGAGCTCGAGGGCGCCGAGGTCGAGCTGACGCGCAGCGAGTTCGACATCCTGCGGATGCTGCTGGGCTCCGGCAGGCGCGTGGTCAGCAAGCTGCAGCTCGCCGGCATGCTCCGCGGCGAGCGCGGCGAGCCCGACCACTACCTGAGCGAGCACGACGCGCGCGCCATCGAGGTGCACGTCGCCAACCTGCGCCGCAAGCTGGGCGAGTCGCCCTCCGAGCCGCGCTGGATCGAGACCGTGCGCGGAGTGGGCTACCGCCGCACGGCCTGATCGCCGCGCGCGGCGCTGTCGGCGTCGTCGTCCTCGCCGGCGACCACCACGGTCACGTCGTCGCTCGCGATCGCGCGGCGCGCCGCAGCACGCGCGGCGTCGAGCAGCGTCTCGCGGTCGTACCCGCTCGTGCTCGTCACGCTGAGCCCCATGCCGATGGGCGGGATCACGGGCACGCCGGCCGTGCGCAGCTGGTCGAGCATCGCGCGGTGCATGCGCGCCGCGAGCTGCCGCGCCTCGGCGGGCGACTTGGGCTGGAACGCGAGCAGCAGCTTGCCCTCGTCGTCGGTGCCCATCGCCGCCGTCGTCGGCGACAGCCGCCGCACGGCCGCCCTCGCCGCCTGGCGCACGTGCTCCGCCTCGTCGGCGCCGAAGGCCGTCGAGATGCGCGACAGGGCGTCGATCTTCACCACGAGCACCGCGAAGAGCTCCGCCCGGCGATTGGCGCGCATGAGCCGTCCGCCGAGCACGCGCACGAACGACGGCTCGAGCAGCACCCCGTCGGGCGCGATCGCCATGAGCGTGGAGTCCTCGGTGCCGCGGAGCCGCACCTGCTCGGCGCGCAGCACCGAGGTGAGCACGACCACGATCACGATGAGCGACATCGTGACGATCCCGACCAGGCTG contains:
- a CDS encoding response regulator transcription factor; translated protein: MHEDVAVVIEDGEDIRELLAQVLTQGGFAVHTASDGATGVELVREHDPIVVTVDVNMPGIDGFETARQIRSISTAYLVMITARGDEIDTLVGLQTGADDYIVKPFRPRELRARIEAMMRRPRSLASSHPSAAHQQAAVPASASEPVSLATAPVSTAAPGMTTPGSTPWLDEDSDAAPLEHRGLRLEPGARVVELEGAEVELTRSEFDILRMLLGSGRRVVSKLQLAGMLRGERGEPDHYLSEHDARAIEVHVANLRRKLGESPSEPRWIETVRGVGYRRTA
- a CDS encoding diguanylate cyclase domain-containing protein translates to MTLDVPTIQFLTAVVMHVAGGVFVLETMLRKDDRAGRVWALGFIGGMIATEAYIVRAVSTDAWWLVAIGNAAWVAALGLLWLGCRVFNGHRLRRSAVAVIAASVATVVMVLLETPTEGWSASPLVFGANALFSALTASEATRGAMRRTRTALGLSVTLGLAAAFQLTRSLTALALGTEHPVFQTWLSNSLVGIVTMSLIVIVVVLTSVLRAEQVRLRGTEDSTLMAIAPDGVLLEPSFVRVLGGRLMRANRRAELFAVLVVKIDALSRISTAFGADEAEHVRQAARAAVRRLSPTTAAMGTDDEGKLLLAFQPKSPAEARQLAARMHRAMLDQLRTAGVPVIPPIGMGLSVTSTSGYDRETLLDAARAAARRAIASDDVTVVVAGEDDDADSAARGDQAVRR